The Bifidobacterium eulemuris genome includes a window with the following:
- the ftsH gene encoding ATP-dependent zinc metalloprotease FtsH codes for MTFPQGPGQSGNGNSPNGGNNRNNGNPFTNPFNRANNDGNGNKRGNSNEPKPFWQSPWLWGVVLVMLSVLMFQMFAGSSTRTIDTKDGFELIQSGQATYAEITDNRQQVRLELSSDFTKTDPDTGREVNYGKDVQFYYTFAQGSQLAQMVEEANLSKGWTSNIAQTSVVSYLLSSLLPFLIIFGLFWFLMSRMGGASGMFGMGGKKNAGKLLEGQTPTTKFADVAGEDEAVAEVEEIKDFLKDPSKYKALGARIPRGVLLYGPPGTGKTLLARAIAGEAGVPFYSMAGSDFVEMFVGLGASRVRDLFEEAKKNAPAIIFIDEIDAVGRKRGSGMGGGHDEREQTLNQLLVEMDGFNNDTNLIIIAATNRPDVLDPALLRPGRFDRQVGVAAPDLEGREAILKVHAKGKPFVPDVDLHTIAVRTPGFTGADLANVLNEAALLCARAGAQLIDNRAIDEAIDRVQAGPKKQSKGMALEELRNTAYHEGGHALVAAALNDTDPVTKVTILPRGRALGYTAVMPTADRYSQSRNQLLDQMAYAMGGRTAEEIVFHDPTTGASNDIEKATKIARTMVVEYGFSAKLGAIKWADDDDQTTVMDGLAPRKYSDRTAEVIDDEVLKLVETAHTEAWTIINDNRDVLDELVRQLLVKETLNEKELAAIFANIKKAPKREVWLSDERRPDSDKPPVEIPESLKRSVGMKPGE; via the coding sequence GGCAGTCGCCATGGCTGTGGGGCGTGGTGCTGGTGATGCTCAGTGTGCTCATGTTCCAGATGTTCGCCGGCTCCAGCACCCGCACCATCGACACCAAGGACGGCTTCGAGCTGATCCAAAGCGGCCAGGCCACCTACGCCGAGATCACCGACAACCGGCAGCAGGTGCGGTTGGAGCTGAGCAGCGACTTCACCAAAACCGACCCCGACACCGGTCGTGAGGTGAACTACGGCAAGGACGTGCAGTTCTACTACACCTTCGCGCAGGGCTCCCAACTGGCGCAGATGGTCGAGGAGGCCAACCTGTCGAAGGGTTGGACCTCGAATATCGCGCAGACCAGCGTGGTCAGCTACCTGCTGTCCTCACTGCTGCCCTTCCTCATCATCTTCGGCCTGTTCTGGTTCCTGATGAGCCGTATGGGCGGCGCCTCCGGCATGTTCGGCATGGGGGGCAAGAAGAACGCGGGCAAGCTGCTCGAAGGCCAGACCCCGACCACCAAGTTCGCCGACGTGGCCGGCGAGGACGAGGCCGTGGCCGAGGTCGAGGAGATCAAGGACTTTTTGAAGGATCCGTCCAAGTACAAGGCGCTGGGCGCGCGCATCCCGCGCGGCGTGCTGTTGTACGGCCCTCCCGGCACCGGCAAGACGCTGCTCGCGCGCGCCATCGCAGGTGAGGCCGGCGTGCCCTTCTATTCGATGGCCGGCTCCGACTTCGTCGAGATGTTCGTCGGTTTGGGTGCCTCCCGTGTGCGTGACCTGTTCGAAGAGGCGAAGAAGAACGCCCCGGCCATCATCTTCATCGATGAGATCGACGCCGTCGGCCGCAAGCGTGGCTCCGGCATGGGCGGTGGCCACGACGAACGCGAGCAGACGCTCAACCAGCTGCTCGTCGAGATGGACGGCTTCAACAACGACACCAACCTCATCATCATCGCTGCCACGAACCGCCCCGATGTGCTCGATCCGGCCCTGCTGCGTCCGGGACGCTTCGACCGCCAGGTGGGCGTCGCCGCCCCCGATCTGGAAGGCCGCGAGGCGATTCTGAAGGTGCACGCCAAGGGCAAGCCCTTCGTGCCGGACGTCGACCTGCACACCATCGCCGTGCGTACGCCGGGCTTCACCGGCGCCGATTTGGCCAACGTGCTCAACGAGGCCGCGCTGCTGTGCGCCCGCGCCGGCGCACAGCTCATCGACAACCGCGCCATCGACGAGGCCATCGACCGTGTGCAGGCCGGTCCGAAGAAGCAGTCGAAGGGCATGGCCCTCGAGGAGCTGCGCAACACCGCCTACCATGAGGGTGGCCACGCGCTTGTCGCGGCCGCGCTCAACGACACCGATCCGGTGACCAAGGTGACGATTCTGCCGCGAGGCCGCGCGCTCGGCTACACGGCCGTGATGCCCACCGCCGACCGCTACTCGCAGTCGCGCAACCAGCTGCTCGACCAGATGGCCTATGCGATGGGTGGCCGCACCGCCGAGGAGATCGTCTTCCACGATCCGACCACCGGCGCTTCGAACGATATCGAGAAGGCGACGAAGATCGCCCGCACCATGGTCGTCGAATACGGCTTCTCCGCCAAGCTCGGCGCGATCAAGTGGGCGGACGACGACGATCAGACCACGGTGATGGACGGACTCGCCCCGCGCAAGTATTCCGACCGCACCGCCGAGGTCATCGACGACGAGGTGCTGAAGCTGGTGGAGACCGCGCACACCGAGGCGTGGACCATCATCAACGACAACCGCGACGTGCTCGACGAACTCGTGCGGCAGCTGCTCGTCAAGGAGACTCTGAACGAGAAGGAACTGGCCGCGATTTTCGCGAACATCAAGAAGGCACCGAAGCGCGAGGTGTGGCTCTCCGACGAGCGCCGACCCGATTCGGACAAACCTCCGGTCGAGATTCCCGAGTCGCTCAAGCGCTCGGTGGGTATGAAGCCGGGCGAGTGA